The Bacillales bacterium genome contains a region encoding:
- a CDS encoding leucine-rich repeat domain-containing protein, translating into MKKRRLQVFITILALVLSFGFTTQSPKADTNTDENTTQPTGDTTTTGDSAQTTDKSTDKTQSTDPTQTTEVTTQSADEVVVFKDANLAQAIRSQLQLKQGEDITKTDLAKVNYLFTKDISNLSGLEYAKNLVMLGISDGSISDLIPLKSLTKLQSLNLSGNKITDISVLTQIPNLTVANVADNPLNFNPGSAAYNDLQTLVGNDVRVYHDGMVHFTTKKVTKNAITVGWTIDQSDGMPHLFTLSLNGKPVKTIDLVKKAESEHTFTGLKEGQTYDIELSTYFNLIARDNKVTKTLHVKAEDIQPQPQVTVKPAVGGQLATIGDQNIDAVKTGGTLEIDLKNYTQDQVNVKLTAAQIKNMQEKNIAVKINKGDATVSIPTQLLGDDQDVTVAVDKLEPVDGALSATYDFTIKTASGTISQFSEPVTLTFQVDPKKVTNPDNVKVWYYNTSTKKWELIGGTYSNGVVTAQTHHFSTYTVFEKNDKPSSSSNETSADSGNGTENELPETATNTMNFLGFGALLILLAVTLLWFQRRKQKA; encoded by the coding sequence ATGAAAAAGAGAAGGCTGCAGGTTTTCATCACTATTTTAGCATTAGTCCTATCGTTTGGATTTACCACTCAATCGCCGAAAGCTGACACGAACACAGATGAAAACACAACGCAACCAACAGGGGATACAACCACGACAGGAGATTCCGCTCAAACAACAGATAAATCAACAGACAAAACGCAATCGACGGACCCAACACAAACAACTGAAGTCACAACTCAATCAGCAGATGAGGTTGTGGTTTTTAAGGACGCTAACCTTGCCCAGGCTATTCGTAGTCAGTTGCAGCTTAAACAAGGCGAAGATATCACCAAAACCGACCTCGCAAAAGTCAATTATCTTTTTACAAAAGACATTTCCAACCTTTCCGGTTTAGAGTATGCGAAAAACTTAGTGATGCTGGGAATATCAGACGGATCCATCAGCGATCTCATCCCCTTAAAAAGCTTGACAAAGCTACAATCTTTGAATCTCTCAGGAAATAAAATTACCGATATCAGTGTATTGACACAAATACCAAATCTGACAGTGGCCAATGTCGCCGACAACCCACTGAACTTCAACCCAGGATCCGCTGCATACAACGATCTTCAGACTTTGGTCGGAAATGATGTGCGTGTCTATCATGACGGCATGGTTCACTTTACAACCAAAAAGGTGACCAAAAACGCGATTACGGTAGGATGGACCATAGACCAATCAGACGGAATGCCTCATCTTTTCACACTTTCTTTGAACGGGAAACCGGTTAAGACGATTGATTTAGTCAAAAAGGCTGAGTCCGAACATACATTTACCGGTTTGAAAGAAGGACAGACGTATGATATCGAACTCAGCACGTATTTTAATTTAATCGCAAGAGACAACAAAGTGACAAAGACTCTTCATGTGAAAGCGGAAGACATTCAACCGCAGCCACAAGTCACTGTCAAACCTGCCGTTGGCGGCCAATTGGCAACGATTGGTGATCAAAATATCGACGCAGTGAAAACAGGGGGGACACTAGAGATCGATTTGAAAAACTACACACAAGATCAAGTCAATGTGAAATTGACCGCTGCACAAATCAAGAACATGCAAGAGAAAAATATCGCCGTCAAAATCAATAAAGGAGACGCCACAGTCAGCATCCCGACCCAACTGTTGGGAGATGACCAGGACGTCACAGTAGCTGTTGACAAACTTGAGCCTGTTGATGGCGCACTTTCTGCAACCTATGACTTTACGATTAAAACGGCGAGCGGAACCATTTCACAGTTTTCCGAACCCGTTACTCTTACATTCCAAGTAGACCCGAAGAAAGTAACGAATCCTGACAATGTAAAAGTGTGGTACTATAACACGTCAACTAAGAAATGGGAGTTAATTGGCGGCACCTACTCCAACGGAGTCGTGACGGCTCAAACGCATCACTTTAGTACGTATACGGTCTTCGAAAAGAATGATAAACCGTCGAGTAGCTCGAACGAAACGAGTGCTGACTCGGGAAACGGTACCGAAAATGAACTTCCGGAAACGGCAACGAATACAATGAACTTTCTAGGGTTCGGTGCCTTGTTGATTCTTTTGGCTGTGACGCTCTTATGGTTCCAACGAAGAAAACAAAAAGCTTAA
- a CDS encoding Ig-like domain-containing protein codes for MAKRMNKILKIVIVSLVTSMTLMPTYLARANTQEMSTLGDTPTAWPEVFTPYTQTDGTPIFDPGADVHPIDVDITSGVAKGYGNLPSMYIASDGTNLFVRFRLKGNPYDRKGGFLSSVWLMKLAVNGVTKATIGLDGKSPHFDYVYVANADGTKVQPIYITPTDGGNTVPGTRITEAENRQYFLDFQVPIQRIIDVAPEVTLSTPMQFFLGTSKAANLTVINKEWMDTNSSDGEKVSFNGLSEWILDQQPLTVVINGGGSKEYNATTGFTLSGMTSLESGTATVDIDGTTYMATIESNNWHLDLPESVSGVNGVYTATVTVSDLGETATATQEITIDTGSDGLITIDGGATATTNSVNPIITGTAGGSNGSKVQLFVHNQADATNQSDVEGSANANNGTWSTSVALPNPVDGQVYTLVAKYTNSNGTTTLATTSQELTYQSTAASVSFPTVGIDTVTGDAIPNIKGSSTGADQIEVQIDGVIVGIVTPAAGGSWSISLEKPFAEGSHEIKVIAKNSYGSATAKTTYTISSTAISIDNGTALVTNDNQPTIQGNTNAPDGTMITVKIGSETYQVKALNERWVLEYPLDQYLPDGTYPVTVTVGEASANQTLTVDTSTFVTITKPSDGSSTSETSPLLSGTSEKAATVELILTNTEGKAAFIKNVTAAQNLLDPNKGDWIAALADGLPVGTYTLTATASDRNANEAVETSSFTITSTKISIANVDPVTATVSNGTSEAEAKAALGITVEVTLENGTKLEVPITWSTEATPNYDGSTAGDYVYTGTFGTLPEGIDNAGNVAAPTGTVTVGAPAKVSIQSVSNVKKVVANGTSEAEAKAALGTTVEVTLENGSAISVPITWSTEATPNYDGTTAGDYVYTGTFGTLPEGIDNAENVAAPTGTVTVEAPQTVSIQSVSNVKKVVANGTSEVEAKAALGTTVEVTLQNGSVISVPITWSTDASPEYDGNTAGDYVYTGTFGTLPEGIDNAENVTAPTGAVTVGAPAKVSIQSVSNVKKVVANGTSEAEAKAALGATVEVTLENGSVISVPITWSTEASPEYDGSTAGDYVYTGTFGTLPEGIDNAGNVAAPTGLITVLKALSSEKQIVSTKFGEVDAANNVTGVPAGTQVSDFLEGLMVSKGTKIEMVNKNGVIVENPEITDVTGDMIIRIKAGDGSVSEHSISIVWPVVLQLTSDPKSIVGDGKSQATLKAVLHDLNGNPISHVEVQFVAEVGTLSKEMVETNHHGEAVATLTSPRMIGTEAITKHVRVIVVDPVRGISAKDEIAIHFQPPIIVGQVLDANGKPIANATVWIMVDGEKIKAVTNRNGKYRITVPRSGDYTVHIKVAMLVDGQEVISTFTQQAEVKSTGQSELYKPDRKVSGQLFVNTRNHQIKTTQEMFPDGKLSVHVLNDPNGLIQAKINQAGKYELTGFEPGKTYQVVFSIEKNGESLAGKLSEITVGTDGQIVVVNELIDPFGIVTDSRTGDPIPGVTMKIYWADTQLNRDKGHTPNTLVELPTLDHFPPNQNRNPQITTEVLKSHLGVGNYAWMLFANGDYYIISEKDGYTTYDSRQDLKTDTQVGDSWIRNGTIHIGHTMIRYDIAMNALHSQPSSTQTDEPKEATVKEIDTPQPQDEGTANTEIGKMENKELPNTATRLYDRLFIGLVMMGLGILLIALKGRKAEGEE; via the coding sequence ATGGCCAAAAGAATGAATAAAATATTGAAGATCGTCATCGTGTCTCTCGTCACATCTATGACTTTGATGCCCACCTATTTAGCCAGGGCGAATACACAGGAGATGTCGACTTTAGGAGACACACCAACAGCGTGGCCAGAGGTATTTACGCCCTATACGCAAACGGACGGGACGCCAATTTTTGATCCTGGTGCTGACGTACATCCCATCGATGTTGATATCACGAGCGGGGTTGCTAAAGGTTACGGAAATTTACCGTCGATGTATATAGCCTCAGACGGCACAAATTTATTTGTGAGATTTAGATTAAAAGGGAATCCATACGACCGAAAAGGAGGATTTCTTTCTTCTGTATGGCTCATGAAGTTAGCTGTTAACGGAGTAACGAAAGCAACGATTGGATTAGATGGGAAATCTCCGCATTTTGATTATGTGTATGTGGCCAATGCCGACGGAACTAAGGTTCAGCCTATTTACATAACGCCGACAGATGGGGGGAACACAGTTCCGGGAACAAGAATTACCGAGGCGGAGAACAGGCAATACTTTTTGGACTTTCAAGTCCCCATTCAAAGAATAATAGATGTCGCCCCTGAAGTGACGTTGTCAACACCGATGCAGTTCTTTCTTGGAACCTCAAAAGCTGCCAATTTGACCGTGATCAACAAAGAATGGATGGATACAAACAGCAGTGATGGAGAAAAGGTTAGTTTTAACGGCTTGTCTGAATGGATTTTGGATCAACAACCATTAACGGTCGTCATCAATGGCGGTGGCAGTAAGGAATATAATGCAACCACAGGTTTTACGTTGTCGGGAATGACTTCACTGGAAAGCGGAACGGCCACGGTTGATATTGATGGAACTACGTACATGGCAACCATTGAAAGCAATAATTGGCATTTAGATTTACCTGAATCCGTCTCGGGTGTAAATGGTGTTTATACGGCGACCGTTACCGTCTCGGATTTGGGAGAGACAGCAACTGCGACACAAGAAATAACGATTGATACGGGTTCGGACGGGTTAATCACCATTGACGGAGGGGCAACGGCAACGACGAACAGCGTGAATCCTATAATAACCGGAACCGCCGGTGGAAGTAACGGTTCCAAGGTTCAATTGTTCGTTCACAATCAGGCCGATGCCACGAACCAGAGTGATGTTGAAGGAAGTGCAAATGCAAACAACGGAACATGGTCGACCAGTGTCGCTTTGCCTAATCCTGTCGATGGACAGGTGTATACGTTAGTTGCTAAATACACCAACAGCAATGGCACAACAACTCTTGCAACGACAAGTCAAGAGTTAACCTATCAATCTACGGCGGCGTCAGTTTCTTTTCCGACGGTCGGTATTGATACTGTCACTGGAGATGCCATTCCCAACATTAAGGGCAGCAGTACCGGAGCTGATCAAATCGAGGTGCAAATCGATGGTGTAATTGTTGGTATTGTTACTCCTGCGGCAGGAGGTTCGTGGAGTATATCGCTTGAAAAGCCATTCGCAGAAGGTTCTCATGAAATAAAAGTGATTGCGAAAAACAGTTATGGAAGCGCAACAGCCAAAACGACGTACACGATCAGCAGTACGGCCATCAGTATCGACAACGGAACGGCCCTGGTGACGAATGACAATCAACCGACCATTCAAGGGAATACGAATGCTCCGGATGGAACGATGATAACTGTAAAAATTGGGAGCGAAACCTATCAAGTAAAGGCATTGAACGAAAGATGGGTTTTGGAATATCCTTTGGATCAATATTTACCTGACGGCACTTATCCAGTAACAGTCACGGTTGGTGAAGCGAGTGCAAACCAGACGTTAACCGTTGATACATCAACATTTGTTACGATAACCAAACCAAGCGATGGGTCATCCACATCGGAGACGAGTCCCTTATTATCGGGGACGTCTGAAAAAGCAGCAACGGTTGAACTGATTTTAACAAATACGGAGGGCAAAGCCGCCTTTATAAAAAATGTAACCGCTGCTCAAAATCTTTTGGATCCCAATAAAGGGGATTGGATCGCTGCTTTAGCAGATGGTTTACCTGTAGGGACTTACACTTTAACAGCAACGGCTTCCGATAGAAATGCCAACGAGGCGGTGGAAACGAGTTCATTTACGATTACGTCAACAAAGATCAGTATAGCAAATGTTGATCCTGTGACAGCCACAGTGTCGAATGGGACGAGTGAAGCGGAAGCGAAGGCAGCGCTGGGGATAACGGTGGAGGTTACTTTAGAAAACGGAACAAAGCTTGAGGTGCCGATTACTTGGAGTACCGAGGCTACCCCGAATTATGACGGCAGCACAGCCGGAGATTATGTGTACACGGGAACGTTCGGGACGTTGCCGGAGGGCATAGACAACGCGGGGAACGTGGCGGCGCCGACGGGAACGGTGACCGTCGGAGCGCCAGCAAAAGTAAGCATTCAGAGTGTATCAAATGTGAAGAAAGTCGTCGCAAACGGGACAAGTGAAGCGGAAGCGAAGGCAGCGCTGGGGACAACGGTGGAGGTTACTTTAGAAAACGGAAGCGCGATCTCGGTTCCCATCACTTGGAGTACCGAGGCTACCCCGAATTATGACGGCACCACAGCCGGAGATTATGTGTACACGGGAACATTCGGAACGCTGCCGGAGGGAATAGACAACGCGGAAAACGTGGCGGCTCCGACAGGTACGGTGACTGTGGAAGCACCACAAACGGTAAGCATTCAGAGTGTGTCGAATGTGAAGAAAGTCGTCGCAAACGGGACAAGTGAAGTGGAAGCGAAGGCAGCGCTGGGGACAACGGTGGAGGTTACTTTACAAAACGGAAGTGTGATCTCAGTTCCCATCACCTGGAGTACAGATGCCTCACCGGAGTATGATGGTAACACTGCCGGAGATTATGTGTACACGGGAACGTTCGGGACGCTGCCGGAGGGCATAGATAATGCAGAAAACGTGACGGCGCCGACGGGAGCGGTGACCGTCGGAGCGCCAGCAAAAGTAAGCATTCAGAGTGTGTCGAATGTGAAGAAAGTCGTCGCAAACGGGACGAGTGAAGCGGAAGCGAAGGCAGCGCTGGGGGCAACGGTGGAGGTAACGTTAGAAAACGGAAGTGTGATCTCAGTTCCCATCACCTGGAGTACAGAGGCCTCACCGGAATATGACGGCAGCACAGCCGGCGATTATGTGTACACGGGAACGTTCGGGACGCTGCCGGAGGGCATAGACAACGCGGGGAACGTGGCGGCGCCGACGGGATTGATTACGGTATTAAAGGCGTTGAGCAGTGAAAAGCAAATTGTTTCAACAAAATTTGGAGAGGTCGATGCTGCAAATAATGTAACAGGTGTTCCAGCCGGAACCCAAGTCAGTGATTTTCTAGAAGGTCTCATGGTTTCAAAAGGTACAAAGATCGAAATGGTAAATAAAAACGGCGTAATCGTAGAAAATCCTGAAATAACGGATGTAACGGGTGATATGATCATTCGTATTAAAGCTGGAGATGGCAGCGTATCCGAACATTCCATTTCAATCGTTTGGCCGGTTGTGCTTCAATTAACCTCCGATCCGAAAAGCATTGTTGGGGATGGAAAATCACAGGCGACTTTAAAAGCTGTTTTACATGATTTAAACGGGAATCCCATTTCTCACGTGGAAGTTCAGTTTGTTGCGGAAGTAGGGACATTGTCAAAGGAAATGGTGGAAACGAATCATCATGGCGAAGCAGTGGCGACCTTAACTTCTCCGCGAATGATTGGAACGGAAGCCATCACTAAACATGTCAGAGTTATTGTAGTTGACCCGGTCAGAGGCATATCGGCTAAGGATGAAATAGCCATTCATTTTCAACCGCCAATCATTGTTGGACAAGTTCTGGATGCCAATGGAAAGCCCATTGCAAATGCAACTGTCTGGATTATGGTCGACGGTGAAAAAATAAAGGCAGTCACCAATCGTAACGGTAAGTATAGGATTACCGTCCCTCGCAGTGGAGATTACACGGTTCATATCAAGGTAGCAATGCTTGTGGACGGACAAGAGGTCATCTCCACTTTTACTCAACAGGCAGAAGTAAAGTCGACGGGACAAAGTGAGCTATACAAACCGGACCGAAAAGTGAGCGGACAACTTTTCGTGAATACGAGAAATCATCAAATCAAAACCACTCAAGAAATGTTTCCTGACGGGAAATTATCTGTCCATGTACTAAATGATCCAAATGGTCTCATTCAGGCAAAGATTAATCAGGCTGGGAAGTATGAATTAACAGGTTTTGAACCCGGAAAAACTTATCAAGTGGTTTTCAGTATTGAAAAGAATGGAGAAAGTTTGGCAGGTAAACTTTCTGAAATTACAGTTGGGACGGACGGTCAAATCGTCGTTGTGAATGAATTAATTGATCCGTTTGGCATTGTCACAGATTCGAGAACCGGTGATCCTATCCCAGGAGTTACCATGAAGATCTACTGGGCGGACACCCAATTGAACAGGGACAAGGGTCACACACCCAACACTTTGGTAGAACTGCCAACGTTGGATCACTTTCCGCCAAATCAAAACCGTAATCCGCAAATCACAACGGAGGTGCTAAAGAGTCATCTAGGGGTTGGGAACTATGCCTGGATGCTTTTTGCAAACGGTGATTATTATATCATTTCCGAAAAAGATGGATATACCACCTATGACAGTCGTCAAGATCTAAAAACGGATACTCAAGTTGGGGATAGCTGGATTCGAAACGGGACTATTCATATTGGACACACCATGATTCGTTACGACATTGCAATGAATGCTTTGCATTCGCAGCCTTCATCTACTCAAACCGATGAGCCGAAAGAAGCAACGGTTAAAGAAATCGATACTCCGCAACCTCAAGACGAAGGAACTGCGAATACGGAGATCGGAAAGATGGAAAATAAAGAATTGCCGAATACAGCCACTCGTTTGTATGACAGACTGTTCATCGGTTTAGTCATGATGGGTTTAGGCATTTTATTGATCGCTTTAAAGGGTCGAAAAGCCGAAGGAGAAGAATGA